The following DNA comes from Lepidochelys kempii isolate rLepKem1 chromosome 9, rLepKem1.hap2, whole genome shotgun sequence.
TATTTTACTGGAAAAGCTTGACTCTTTTATTTGCAGAAAGAAATCTAGAGAGAAGGTTACTGTACTGTACCTGTGTGAGTTCTTTTGTGTATTTTGAGATTTTCTGATCTGGCAAACACTTTCCCACAGCCTGggaaagggcaggggaagggttTTTCACCTGTGTGGACTCTGATGTGATTTACAAGTTTATATTTGGCCTTGAAAGGTTTCCCCTCTCTTGGACACTCTTCCCAGAAACATATGTGATTGGACTGCTCGGGTCCTCCAACATGCTCCACTGTGACATGAGTCACCAGCTCATGCATTGTGCTGAAAGTTTTGTTGCAGGACTTTTTGGGGTTTGACAATTGCTCGGGCTCAATCCACTTACAGATGAGTTCCTGCTTGATGGGCTGCCTCATGTAGCGAAAgaaggcccctgccccatggtgGGCTGCCATGTTCATGTTCATGTGGCCGTAGCCGTGGAGCTGAGTGGATGCATAGTGCTCGGACCGGGGGCTAGTGACCTGGCCGTACTGATCTGGCCTCCCGTACATGTCTCCGGAGAAGCCCAGGCGCATCTGCCCGTTCACCACGTTGGGAGAAGCGTGGCTCGCGGCTTGCTCGTGAAGCCCCGGGAAAAGTATGTGTCCTGCGGCATCAGTGTGTCCGTGGGGTCCGGCGAAGCTGCCCGCGGCCGAAGCGAAGAGGCTGTGCTGGGCGCTGGCCGCCGCCGCCTCGCCAAAGCCCCGGTTGCGGAAGAGAAAGTCCCGGGTGGAGTTGAAGGCTGCGCTGGAGTAGGAGCTGACATGGGTCGGGTGGTGGTGATGCCCCAGCGCCGCCGCTGCGTAGCCGGGTGCCTGCGAGGTGAAGGCGGTCTGGCCGGCCGAGGCCAGCTCGTGTGTGCTGGGGTTAATTTTAAAGGCGCCCATGCCGTCGGCGAAGGGGTTGatccccagccccacttctcTGTCCGTTACATCGCCCGTGGAGTGGTGGCGAGACGATCCGAAGGTAGTGACTCCTATAGCGGGATACTGCGGTCCAGCATCCAGAAGCATCTTCCCACTCTCAGTGCAGCAACccggggaaaggaaaggaaaaaaaaaagaaaaaaaggggaaaaaaaaaaaaacacggaggagcagcagcagcaaaacacCCTCTCTGGAAAGTCAGCGACAATCACCACCAACGCAACCACATCAAAACCACCCCCGTCGGCATCAGCGCCCCGAAAGGAAACAAAAAGTGGGGCGATCTTGCAGTTGCAAATAAGCAAGAAAGCTAGAATAAGACAGACATGCACAAAAAACCCCACTGTCTCTCTGATGAGACTTTTCGGGGAGGtttgaagtggggagggaggccagGGGGTAAAAAATAAACTGGCTGCAAGTAACAGTAATGGAGAGAGACCAACACACacggcaaaaaaacaaaaaacaaaaaaacaaaacaaaacaaaaaatcaactcCCTTCAGTTATTTTTTAGCTATAGGAATGTTGCAAAGTGGCCGAGagatttttctcttctcttcgAGCTCCCCAcactctctccttctccctctttctttctctctctctccttttttttcgcccccttttttttttcccgctTTGCAAAAAAAAAGGCGCAAATCATGCACAATATTGTCTTTTGCGGTTTATCTTCCTGGGGAGAAACTTTCACCTCCTCAGCCGGGCGGTGAACGCGAGACTGATAGCGGCAATCATTCCTGCAGATAAATGAATTGAAAAGACGACACCGTCCCCCCCCTTGATgaatgggagaaggggaggagcgaCGTCAAGGCGGACGTGGGAGATCATTGGTGCCTGGCGACTCCCCCCTTCCCTTGCAACTCCCCCCTTCTTCTCCAACTAAGGGCGCGCAAAGCCTCTGCTCTTCCCTGATTGGTTCGCCGGGCTCATCAATCCCAGGTATTGTGAAGCGCTTTGACATCCCTTTTGACAAACAGGGTTTCCAGGAGTAGCaactttttgtgtgtttttgttttgttttgttttttatcaagCCCAATATTTTTTGCACACAAATATTTCAAACGTGATCTTTGTGTATGGGTGCTAAAATAACCCTAGCCTTGATTATTGTCCTTCttcttgctgctgtttttttcccTTGCTCTCCTCCATAATAACGCTAATGATGATCACAAtgatttcctgattttttttcaacagcACTGAACAACTTTTTAGGGTTTGAAAAGGGAAGCGCTTTTGTGACTTGTTTCTTTTGAAGTTGTGTTTTCTCCTTGTTTGTAACTGAAGCTCTCCAGAGTTTGTGCCGATTGCATtcgattttgtttttaaacaacagGCGTGATTTCTCTGGGTAAAAGCCCATCAGTTTTCTGAAACAACTCTTGTTTTCTGCACCCATCAGAACGCAGGTGGGTGAGAACTCTTAACTTTCTACTTTTTATTGTTGTCCCCCCCCCTTATTTGttattctttctccctcccccccccccccgcgggatCTCTTTCATTCAGGTAAAACTGTAAATTTCCCAAAGCTACATTGTTTCTTCTGTGCTGCATGAAGCTCtcggagacttttttttttaatttatttaaaatcctCGATAGATAGGAGCAATGTAAATTTTCTGACATTCAAACCTTTTCTAGTTCACAAATCAGTCACCCTTGTCATAGTTATTGAAATTCCTCAACTTGCCACACCAGGACGGTGGAAAAAGCAGGCGGTGTCTTTGTTGCTGACCAGGCTTTTGATCGCCAGAGAAAATTTACTTACCTTCAGATGAGTGAGCAGAAAAAGAAATAACACTCCCTTTGATTTAGTTAGGAAAATGCAGACATTTGGATTCAGTGCAAACATACAACACTTGGTTGTTTTCTAGATGCAACCCTCGATTAACCTGTCTTTCCCCAGCGCAAAGTCTATTGAAAAACTGCGAATAGTTCCTTTTTGTTCTTGCTACAAAGAGTCATTGACTATATATTAAAATGATTGTTGAAACGTATAAGTATGGTACTTAAAAGGAGAAAATCTTTGTGACTCAATCAATTAAGCTAAGCAACATTTGTACATTATTTTAAACGGTGCTCGGGCATAGAATATCAGATTTCATTTTACGGAGaagatatatatattatatatatttaacgtatatatattttaaaatggcagaTTATTTATTTACTCAGTCGACTGCATATTCATTAGATCTAATTATTTCTAGTAACGAAAACACAAAAAGCTAGCTGAGAGTCGGAATCCTTCAATTTACCCTTTGTTCAGTACTTCATTTGGCTTATTCGGAGCTAAATCTGAGCCCCTCAAACTCTTATTCCTGAACAAAGAAACTTCTAACTCTTCAGCTGAAATATAAAGGCGTTAGGAAGCAATCACCACCGCAGGTACTGGTGAAACGGATAAAAATAGATATCGCATGCATATTTCTCATATTTCTCAGCGCTGCACATTTAAAGCAATAAAAACtgagaagtgtttttttaaaaagcaactttgaaACGCAGTGCTAAATACCTCGCTGTACATTAGAAATATATGTAGTTTGCGGAGATTCAGTCAATGAAGATTATTTTCAGTGCACTTTTACCCGGTAATTACTTTTGGATCTAGTACGTCTGAATAATTCCTTTTATTAGCTGGAGCTGTGTTTTTGCCCTTATTTTGTGAAATAAATGTGAAGAAATTACATTTACGATGACTTATAGCAACAGGTCTAAaccaactctgtgtgtgtgtgtgtgttctggtaTCTTTAGATGTATGTGATATTACCATGTATGTATGTCTTCTGCTAAAAACACCTGCATACACTACAAGGTTCTCTGCTGGATTTAGTCCATAATGTGAAATCTACAAGGCAGTAACACTCGGAGAGCAATCAACTAGATTGTCCATTCTTTAGACTACCTCCAAATTGCAAAGAAAACTAAATAATCTCAAGTTCGTATAAAATATAACAGGAAGGCTGACAAGGGGATATTTTTAGGAACCTTGTCTAAATATACAGAGTGAGagtgaatgtttaaaaaaaaagttgtgggTTGTAGAAGTTATCAAGTGGGATTTGCGGCGTGCTCTCTGCAGGAAACGAAAGCTGCTCCAGTTCAAAGCCACATGCACCAACGTGACATATAAGCCATTAAAATATCCTCCTGACGGCTCATTTCTGTTTCATCATACATTCCCTAACTGCTTCCAGAAAGcaagaaaagaagaaatgaaggatGACCGCCTCGCTGGAACCGCCAAAGAGGTGCTGTTTTGTTGTCTCTcttttccacccccacccctttttgtCAGCCCAGAAATGATGTGCAGAAATGAGGGAATCTCTTCAACAGGTGGAGTGGGGTAAGTGAATTCGGGGGGAGGCACGGGCGGGCAAGGAAAGTTCTTGGCACCCACTCACCCACAAGGGAACGGGCTAGACACCCACTCACCAACAGGGGCTTGGCAACCTCTCGCTCGCATGGGAAGTGGTTTGGCACCCACTCAGAAAAGGGACTGGCGCCCATTCacccactgaggaagtggcttgGCATCTACTCACCCACGTGGGAAAAGGCTTGGCATACCTCGGGAAGGGGAAATAGCCTGGTACAGACTGGGACTGGGAAGGGGGCTTGATACTGGGCTAAGGGCAAGAGGCTTCTTCCCCCTCACAGGGCTGGATAGGGGACTTCTCTGCACAGTACAAAGGGGCTTCTTCTCCCCATAAGCTGGGATCCAGACGCACCGGGAAAGGGGCTTTTTCGCACCcactgggagaggaggaaggggacttCTCTGCTTCAGCTCGGACAGAAGAAAGTGATTCTCCGACCCCACAGAAACCCAGCTTCcgaggaggcagagaggggaaggattcTACGCACCCAACGGGACAGGAGAAAGTAGCTTCCCCCgcctgtcctcccctcccccccgacggGGATGGCGAAGGGATTTCTCCCCCCTCACTTGGACAGGAGGGAAAGGAGATTCTCTGCACCCACTGCTGAGGCGCAGGAGACCGAGCCGGGCAAGCCTAGGGGAGAGGGATAGATAGATCAGCCCCAGGGGGAAGGCTGCTTGCTAAGGACAGTGGCCGCCGGGCAGCCACAAACAGCAGAACACTCGCTGCTTGGAAGGGCTGGGACTACACATTTCCAGGCGGATGCACTCGGGGGCTGCCGGATTGTAAGCCCTGGATGGAGTGCAGAGGGGGGATTTGCTCCTTTCCCACAGAGCAGAGGGAGGTACGGCAAGAGGAAGTCAGATTCTCCTCCTGGGTTTGACCGTTGAACATTCATTGCTATGGTGCTGCTTTTCTGTCGCAGTTTCTTTCCTTTCTGAGCAGTGAAAGGGTTAACTGTCTCCTGGAAAAGGTCTAGTGGACAAGTTACTAGACTTCCGAGCTTTGACAATAGAAACCCCTAATTGAGAGCCTTCCTTGGGGAGGGCTCCCATCCCGGGTCCTCGCTGACTGACCCGTTTGTTTTGCTTGCACTGCCAAAGTGCAACCTTCTAGTAACATTTCTCTTCCAAATCAACTCAAATCAAAAGAAACGCCTGCAGATTCCCCGTCTTACCCACCCGCGCGCAAAGCGAGTGGTTTGGTAACTGATTGATGAGAAACGTTAGGGGTTTCGTGAATTAAAGGAAACTGGCAAGTTTGCGGAGAGGTGGTTCCTGCAAACTCCCTCGCATTCAGCTGTAAAATAAGTCCCCCTTGAGGTCTGACAATGCCTCCAAACCGCGATAGACGTTAGGCGTTAATTTTCTTGCCTAGTGTTGGAAATGTAGTTAATCAGTTTGCTTAAGTGGTGAAGGCTAAAGCTCTTGAAGTCGCCGACTTTGGAAATACCCTAGAGTTTGACCTCTGACCTGCGACCAACAACATGTGCCAGACTCAGAGCATCCAGCACAATGCGTGGTTTCAGTGTCTAACCTGGGGCAGGACAAATAGACAAATGTTTgctgtttcttctctttcctctcatTTTAATGATTAATCATATCTGATCGCCCTTCCCCCGCCTTTAATTccatcttttgtttttaattatccGCCCTGACTGTTCTTTCCACCCCTTGTTTTCCAGAATAGCTTGAATACCCATGAAATATGTTCAGGGCCAAACCCCAGAGGAGAATCTCTCCTCCTTGGGCGATTCTATTTGAACAGTTTAGGCTTGTTGCTATCCAGAATCATTCATATTAACTTATTAAAAAAGAACAAGCTTCATTGACATATTGAAGGCAAACATTAAATCTTCATCCCATTTCCTTAACAGGTGGGGTAAGTAAAGATTTCCATGGATGGTAAATGGGGATGGAAAGACATATTTTTGCATCTGATAGTATTTGCGGGGTGTGTATTAAGACTGTAATAATTCCAGAGCTGTGTGTGCTGTGGGCCGCTGAGCCTCCTACTAGTTTTGATAAAACTGCCGGTGTAGTAGCCCGCTGAATCAGAGCCATGTTTCAAACAATACTTGCTTACAGACTAATTAGTTTTAATATGGAAGTGTCCGGTCACCACCTTTGATCCGTATCAGAAGTCAACGTTTTCTAGCGGTCAAATAAGACACCTAACACTACACATTTCACTACAGATATAAGCACCAATTGCTATTCAGTAAATTAATAGCCTCAGAGAAGAACATAAATATTGTTAAAATTTTGTAAGCAGAAAAGGCATAGGGTGAGCATCTAATAGAATAGGCATGATTAACAGTTAGCCTTAACTTATGTCCTGTTGATGACTGTTAACTAGGAAGAATACATTTGAATCTATAGTTATAAAAAGGTTAGTATTATTCATCATAAATAATGGGACAATCTTGCTCTCTTTACTCAGACAGAGGGACTACTCACGTGAGAAAGGTGGGAAAAAATAGAAGCCAGTGTTTTTAACTAAGatttattttcaaacaaaatgtcaTATGGAGACCATTCAAATACTAAATACATACACTTCATTTTTTTGGTCAGGTTTCAACAAGTTAAactcttttttcccctgcctATTTGACTTTTAAATTATCCCAACATTTCCAATCCTATGTCTTTACCAGTAAAGAACAAGTTTTAAAAGTTCTCTCGGTAAAAGAGCAGCCTTTATTGATCTATTTTAATAATCTTGTGTGAAAGTTTGGAAGTTTTATGTTAAAGCTCCTGGATAGGTTTTATGGTTATCTTTATTCCCACACTAATTTTCATCCCAGTGGTAAAAAAGCTGAAGAGgaagtaaaattatttttaaaaagattgtgaATGTCCATTATAGCCCCATGAGCAACCGTAATTAATGAGATCTGTTATTTCTATTAGCATTGCTTTTTTTATACTTCCATCCTGGTATACTAAAGGAAAGCTCTTATGATCGAAGTGATTTCAGATTCCTGCTTCCTACTTCGTTGATAACATCATAAAGTACCTTTAAATTCAAACTTGCATTTAAACGTTTAAAATCCTGATTCAAATATTGCACCAAAAATCAAGTAAGCATTCCATATTATTCGTACTTCTCACTGATAGATTAAATAGGTACAAAGTTGTCTAAAAGTTAGGGCATGAGCAGTGACAGTAGTTTGTTTTGCACAGAGAGGAGTCGAAAATTATATACAGTGAAAAGTATCAACTTTGTAATATTAATGTATATTGACACAAGTAAAAACGGAGACAACAACTTGGGCAGGAGTCTTGCAAACACGacgaaattttcagaagtgaaaaGTACAGAATATATTCAAGTTGGTAGTAACTCGCCTTAAAAATACACTGTCAGAAGGTGAATGCCAGATCAAAGCAGAGTTGAAAAGATGTcctttcatagatttttaaaaatcaaccatAGAAACTTCATTACTTTATAAAACGTGCGAGCATTTTGGGGAAGCCTCCATTTTTACCTCTGGAATATCTGAAGGGTCAAAGAAAGATTGAGTTCCATGAGTATTAGatgcccttttctttttaaaagtttctttttacaTGATTCTAGAATCATATACCCAGATAGTCATTTTATAACACATATAAATGTTTTTACTTGTTACTTTTCTCCCCTCTCACCGAACAGGAACAAAGTCCGGAAATGAGACACAAGACTTCTCTGGTAATGAGGAAAAGAAAACGACTTTACAGAAACATCCTGGAAAAGTCAAGTAAGTCAAAATATGCCTTTTTTTGCAGTTCAAAGGAGACCATTTTTTTTCAGCTTAGTGTTTAAGGTACTAGCATAAACACAAATCAGTGACACAACGCCCCACCAGCGGCTGCCTAATCCTGCTCAATGCCTATTCATTTGGAGGTTCTAGAATTAATATTTGACGACTCTCTCATTGAAACAACAACCCCTGACCCTATGTGATTGCACTGTCACATTATTCTATGACATATTCATCTTGAATTCATTTACGGACGATTTGATTGGAATGAGGTTTGACATGTATTGGATCCTATTAAAGAAGAAGACTTTGATCTTGCTGATGGGGTTTACATGATATGTATCATCTTTACTAGGGATAGCAGGCTTTCACAATGTGGTGGCTACCAAGCTTTCAGGAGTTAGTGACTGACATCTTATCTGACAGGAATACCTTAATCTTGAGGTATTGAATGATATATTCTATTTAAACTAAGCAT
Coding sequences within:
- the ZIC1 gene encoding zinc finger protein ZIC 1; this translates as MLLDAGPQYPAIGVTTFGSSRHHSTGDVTDREVGLGINPFADGMGAFKINPSTHELASAGQTAFTSQAPGYAAAALGHHHHPTHVSSYSSAAFNSTRDFLFRNRGFGEAAAASAQHSLFASAAGSFAGPHGHTDAAGHILFPGLHEQAASHASPNVVNGQMRLGFSGDMYGRPDQYGQVTSPRSEHYASTQLHGYGHMNMNMAAHHGAGAFFRYMRQPIKQELICKWIEPEQLSNPKKSCNKTFSTMHELVTHVTVEHVGGPEQSNHICFWEECPREGKPFKAKYKLVNHIRVHTGEKPFPCPFPGCGKVFARSENLKIHKRTHTGEKPFKCEFEGCDRRFANSSDRKKHMHVHTSDKPYLCKMCDKSYTHPSSLRKHMKVHESSSQGSQPSPAASSGYESSTPPTIVSPSTENQTTSSLSPSSSAVHHTSSHSTLTSNFNEWYV